The following coding sequences are from one Luteitalea sp. window:
- a CDS encoding MerR family DNA-binding protein yields MSTSRLLIGDVAQRTGISTPTIRYYESIGLLPAPSRSTTDYRRYTEATVEELQFIKKAQAFGFSLEESGAILQLSRAGETPCSHVLELARRHVAAVDERIHRLTRFRDQLASAIAKWDGTREPTCRGLCQIIVNADEQPSIRIRPVPAPKRQPTHPRKTDRDRRG; encoded by the coding sequence ATGTCCACAAGCCGCCTCCTGATTGGCGATGTGGCCCAGCGAACGGGCATCAGTACGCCGACGATTCGGTACTACGAGAGCATCGGGCTCCTGCCGGCTCCTTCGCGTTCGACGACGGACTATCGTCGGTACACGGAAGCCACCGTTGAAGAGCTCCAGTTCATCAAGAAGGCACAGGCCTTCGGCTTCTCGCTGGAAGAAAGCGGCGCCATTCTGCAGTTGAGTCGAGCAGGCGAGACGCCATGCTCGCATGTGCTGGAGCTTGCACGGCGCCACGTTGCGGCGGTCGATGAGCGGATTCATCGGCTCACGCGGTTTCGCGATCAGCTCGCGAGCGCAATCGCGAAGTGGGACGGCACACGCGAGCCGACGTGCCGGGGCCTGTGTCAGATCATCGTCAATGCTGACGAGCAACCGTCGATCCGCATTCGGCCGGTGCCTGCCCCGAAGCGCCAGCCAACGCATCCGCGGAAGACTGACCGTGATCGCCGTGGCTGA
- a CDS encoding helix-turn-helix domain-containing protein translates to MIPPLTRQQVAELTGTILYTVSRTSSQWEADGVLRSGRRRLETLSRTDDDESHSSTDLAPAQSARAERCVPWS, encoded by the coding sequence ATCATCCCTCCCTTGACCCGGCAGCAGGTCGCCGAGCTCACGGGCACGATCCTTTACACGGTGAGCCGCACCTCGTCGCAATGGGAGGCCGACGGCGTGCTGCGCTCCGGGCGTCGCCGCCTCGAGACGCTCTCGCGCACCGACGACGACGAATCTCATTCCTCGACCGACCTTGCGCCAGCGCAAAGCGCCCGCGCCGAGCGTTGTGTACCGTGGTCATGA
- a CDS encoding P-loop NTPase: MPSHSVTESAVLEALKVVHDPDLHRDIVSLGFVKELRVQGEQVSFAIELTTPACPVKDQLRGQARAVVAQLPGVSTVDVTMTASVRSVTPEAGRMPVPGVKNVVAVGAGKGGVGKTTVAVNVALALAACGGRVGMLDGDIYGPNVPIMLGVRTQLASDGNKIVPAEKYDLQVVSMGFLAGDDSPIIWRGPMLHGIIQQFFRKVRWDNLDYLLVDLPPGTGDVALSLSQTVPVAGAIVVTTPQTVSLADTRRAVAMYRKLRIPVIGLIENMSHFVCSACGRESDIFGKGGGERLSEELDVPFLGQIPLYEPIRVGGDTGVPIVVAEPGSPATHAFLGAAERAAAQVSIASFKAIPLTSVQQSG; this comes from the coding sequence ATGCCATCCCATTCAGTCACTGAAAGCGCCGTGCTCGAGGCGCTGAAAGTCGTCCACGATCCAGATCTGCACCGTGACATCGTGAGCCTTGGTTTCGTGAAAGAGCTGCGGGTCCAAGGAGAGCAAGTGTCCTTTGCCATCGAGCTCACCACTCCCGCGTGCCCCGTGAAAGATCAGCTTCGTGGACAGGCGCGTGCGGTGGTGGCGCAGCTGCCTGGCGTCAGCACGGTGGACGTGACGATGACGGCAAGCGTGCGAAGCGTGACGCCCGAGGCGGGGCGCATGCCGGTCCCCGGTGTCAAGAACGTCGTCGCCGTGGGCGCGGGCAAGGGCGGCGTCGGAAAGACGACCGTCGCCGTGAACGTGGCGCTCGCGCTCGCGGCATGCGGGGGTCGGGTGGGCATGCTGGACGGCGACATCTACGGTCCGAATGTGCCCATTATGCTCGGCGTCCGCACGCAACTCGCGAGCGATGGCAACAAGATCGTGCCGGCGGAGAAGTACGATCTCCAGGTTGTCTCGATGGGATTTCTCGCGGGTGATGACTCACCGATCATTTGGCGTGGTCCGATGCTGCACGGCATCATTCAACAGTTCTTCCGCAAGGTGCGCTGGGACAATCTGGACTACTTGCTGGTCGATCTGCCTCCCGGCACCGGAGACGTGGCGCTGAGCCTGAGTCAAACCGTTCCGGTCGCGGGTGCCATTGTCGTCACGACGCCGCAGACGGTGTCGCTGGCTGATACGCGCCGTGCGGTGGCCATGTATCGTAAGCTCCGGATCCCCGTGATTGGGCTCATCGAGAACATGAGCCATTTCGTGTGTAGCGCGTGTGGACGCGAGAGCGACATCTTCGGCAAGGGCGGTGGTGAGCGGTTGTCAGAGGAGCTCGACGTGCCGTTCCTCGGCCAGATCCCACTCTACGAGCCCATTCGTGTGGGCGGGGATACAGGTGTGCCGATCGTGGTGGCCGAGCCGGGGTCGCCCGCGACGCATGCTTTTCTCGGGGCGGCCGAGCGGGCAGCGGCACAAGTGTCCATTGCGAGCTTCAAGGCCATTCCGCTCACGTCGGTTCAGCAGTCAGGGTGA
- a CDS encoding type 1 glutamine amidotransferase, with protein sequence MVRRWVILQHVAWESPGLIAAEARARGLPIEVRRLDCGGTIPPVADVAGLIVMGGPMGVHDTVLYPYLTPEQQLLRACVERGLPVLGVCLVAQLLAAALGARVDKGPAAEIGVGDVSLTAEGLRDAVLGGAGATLPVIHWHEDTFELPPGATHLARSCLYANQAFRVGACAYALQFHVEVDRSLALTWATRLPPGTLIDEERRVEVERTGRRIISRFFQAARVEPSTS encoded by the coding sequence ATGGTACGCAGGTGGGTCATCCTTCAGCACGTGGCGTGGGAGAGCCCTGGACTCATTGCCGCAGAGGCTCGTGCGCGTGGACTGCCGATTGAGGTGCGCCGCCTGGATTGCGGCGGCACGATTCCCCCAGTCGCCGACGTTGCCGGACTGATCGTCATGGGTGGCCCCATGGGAGTCCACGACACAGTCTTGTATCCGTACCTCACCCCCGAGCAGCAGCTCCTGCGCGCGTGCGTGGAGCGCGGCCTGCCGGTTCTTGGGGTCTGCCTGGTGGCACAGCTCTTGGCGGCCGCTCTCGGCGCTCGCGTCGACAAAGGACCAGCGGCGGAGATCGGCGTGGGCGACGTGAGCTTGACCGCCGAAGGACTGAGGGACGCGGTGCTTGGAGGGGCGGGCGCGACTCTGCCCGTCATTCATTGGCACGAGGATACGTTCGAGTTGCCTCCGGGTGCGACGCATCTTGCGCGGAGTTGCCTGTACGCGAACCAGGCCTTTCGTGTCGGAGCGTGTGCCTACGCATTGCAGTTCCATGTGGAGGTCGATCGCTCGCTTGCGCTCACGTGGGCAACACGCTTGCCGCCGGGCACATTGATCGATGAGGAGCGCCGCGTCGAGGTCGAGCGAACTGGGCGAAGGATAATCAGCCGCTTCTTCCAAGCGGCGCGAGTGGAACCATCGACGAGCTAG
- a CDS encoding multicopper oxidase domain-containing protein — protein MRDPSLRTVGILAVIFGAATLVADVLLLRTETAPRQSPGAKVFGMPPATVFQEDYNGPPVTGRNVTRAPALAPLQAGNTTHHVRIDVVAAEIEVAPGVRYQAWTFGGTVPGPVVHVREWDRVVFTMKNRSDTEVTVTEPSAGASPFLRDLARDQLQKRTPAVAPMPHSMDFHAGTVAPDDKWRAIQPGESIRFEWVANYPGVYLYHCGVEPVLMHLAMGQYGVVVVSPRSGFPTDDVVDHRYVVVQSEFYLKPGDGELHVLDFDRALAKQPSQVAFNGHTQALRESPLIANAGERVRIYFQNVGPNDGSSFHVVGAIFDRVFYEGDPRNEWAGLQTVPLGASNGVVVELIAPEEGTYILVDHEFADAQRGAMGYLQVRSASGQMTERLPTMPH, from the coding sequence ATGCGAGATCCGAGCCTCCGGACCGTCGGGATTCTGGCTGTGATCTTTGGCGCGGCGACGCTCGTCGCCGATGTTCTGCTGCTCAGGACCGAGACTGCGCCGCGGCAATCACCGGGCGCCAAGGTGTTCGGTATGCCGCCGGCCACCGTGTTTCAGGAGGACTACAACGGTCCACCCGTCACCGGACGCAATGTGACGCGTGCACCGGCGCTCGCGCCGCTCCAGGCGGGCAACACCACGCACCACGTGCGGATCGACGTGGTCGCCGCTGAAATCGAGGTCGCGCCGGGCGTCCGCTACCAGGCGTGGACATTCGGCGGTACGGTGCCCGGTCCCGTCGTGCACGTGCGCGAATGGGATCGTGTGGTCTTCACGATGAAGAATCGAAGCGACACGGAGGTGACGGTCACCGAACCATCAGCGGGCGCATCGCCATTCCTTCGTGATCTTGCGCGCGACCAGCTCCAGAAGCGGACGCCGGCTGTGGCACCGATGCCTCACTCGATGGACTTCCATGCCGGCACCGTCGCGCCCGATGATAAGTGGCGTGCGATCCAGCCCGGCGAGAGCATCCGCTTCGAGTGGGTCGCGAACTATCCCGGCGTGTATCTGTATCACTGCGGTGTGGAGCCAGTCCTCATGCATCTGGCGATGGGGCAGTACGGTGTGGTCGTGGTCAGCCCGCGTTCGGGATTCCCGACCGACGACGTCGTGGACCATCGCTACGTGGTCGTGCAGTCGGAGTTTTATCTGAAGCCTGGCGACGGCGAGCTGCACGTGCTCGATTTCGACCGCGCGCTCGCGAAACAGCCGTCGCAGGTGGCGTTCAACGGACACACGCAAGCGCTTCGCGAGTCGCCGCTCATCGCGAACGCCGGCGAGCGTGTCCGGATCTACTTCCAGAACGTCGGACCAAACGACGGTTCGAGCTTCCACGTCGTCGGTGCCATTTTCGACCGTGTGTTCTACGAGGGCGACCCACGCAACGAGTGGGCTGGCCTGCAGACCGTGCCGCTTGGCGCGAGCAATGGCGTCGTGGTCGAGCTCATCGCACCGGAGGAAGGCACCTACATCCTCGTCGATCATGAGTTCGCCGACGCACAACGTGGTGCAATGGGTTATCTCCAGGTGCGCTCGGCTTCGGGTCAGATGACCGAACGCCTGCCGACCATGCCCCACTAA